A genomic segment from Candidatus Binatia bacterium encodes:
- a CDS encoding Zn-ribbon domain-containing OB-fold protein — protein MSRAAVTKKKVAAKPTAKSPAGTKPVYDKIRLPEVDTGAVVFCTDPLLVKERYTVDYLNSYAEDTPFFTGLAQGKLMGSECKRCGYRFATPRAYCMECGAETRWYELPLEGRVHTWTTCYFGSESFLKETPFNLALIEFDGVNTLLLTRLVGLTEKEIKVGMPVRAKFRRLAQFKPTDVYFIPKTKAGKAVA, from the coding sequence ATGAGCAGAGCAGCAGTCACAAAGAAAAAGGTCGCGGCGAAGCCAACCGCGAAGTCGCCGGCCGGTACGAAGCCGGTCTACGACAAGATCCGCTTGCCGGAGGTTGACACGGGCGCAGTGGTGTTCTGTACCGACCCGCTGCTGGTCAAGGAGCGCTACACCGTCGACTACCTCAACAGCTATGCGGAAGACACACCCTTTTTCACCGGGCTGGCCCAAGGCAAGCTGATGGGCAGCGAGTGCAAGAGGTGCGGATATCGCTTCGCTACGCCGCGCGCTTACTGCATGGAGTGCGGCGCCGAGACGCGCTGGTACGAACTGCCCCTCGAAGGGCGCGTCCACACCTGGACAACGTGCTACTTCGGCTCGGAAAGCTTCTTGAAGGAAACGCCGTTCAACCTGGCGCTGATCGAGTTCGATGGCGTCAATACCCTGCTGCTGACGCGCCTGGTCGGGCTCACCGAAAAGGAGATCAAGGTGGGCATGCCGGTGCGGGCGAAGTTCCGCCGCCTGGCACAGTTCAAGCCCACGGACGTTTACTTTATTCCGAAGACGAAGGCGGGGAAGGCAGTCGCGTAG
- the rho gene encoding transcription termination factor Rho (An RNA-DNA helicase that actively releases nascent mRNAs from paused transcription complexes), producing the protein VILLDSITRLARAYNTVVPSSGKVLTGGVDANALHRPKRFFGAARNIEEGGSLTIIATALIDTGSRMDDVIFEEFKGTGNCEIILDRKLSDKRVFPAIDIQRSGTRKEELIIPKEDLQRIWVLRKVLNPLSPVEAMELLIDKLSKTPNNGTFLSNMSSL; encoded by the coding sequence GTGATCCTGCTCGATTCCATCACCCGTCTGGCGCGCGCTTACAACACCGTGGTGCCCTCTTCCGGCAAGGTGTTGACCGGCGGTGTGGACGCCAATGCGCTGCATCGCCCCAAACGTTTCTTCGGCGCGGCGCGCAACATCGAAGAGGGCGGCTCGCTGACCATCATCGCCACCGCGCTCATCGATACCGGCTCGCGCATGGACGACGTGATCTTTGAAGAGTTCAAGGGCACGGGCAACTGCGAAATTATTTTGGACCGCAAGCTGTCCGACAAGCGCGTCTTCCCGGCCATCGACATCCAGCGCTCCGGCACCCGCAAGGAAGAGCTCATCATCCCCAAGGAAGACCTGCAGCGCATCTGGGTGCTCCGCAAGGTGCTCAACCCGCTGTCGCCGGTCGAAGCGATGGAACTGCTCATCGACAAGCTCAGCAAAACGCCGAATAACGGCACGTTCCTGTCGAACATGAGCAGTCTCTAG